One window from the genome of Nisaea sediminum encodes:
- a CDS encoding AEC family transporter, with amino-acid sequence MLANLLVVLPIFALILTGFIARRSGALGPTATREVNRFVVYLALPAMLFGIMAKADPAEIWQPDFIIAFTAGCALVFGATLWVRMRQGCHLADAAIDGLNASYPNTGFMGFPLVLAVIGSSAMGATMIATILTACVLFAVAIVLIECALQTGSRRRDILRRTLLALVKNPLLAAPALGALFMASGLSLPETFDRYLALLGGAASPCALIALGLFLADNAVRNAEPVADSRLQAALIALKLVVQPAITWVVAVPILALPAGVAHIAVLLAALPTGTGPFMLAEFYQREAVLTSRVVLITTVLSVASLSLYLSIAG; translated from the coding sequence ATGCTCGCCAATCTCCTCGTCGTCCTGCCGATCTTCGCCCTGATCCTGACCGGGTTTATCGCCCGGCGCTCGGGCGCCCTCGGCCCGACCGCGACCCGCGAAGTGAACCGTTTCGTCGTCTATCTCGCCCTGCCGGCCATGCTGTTCGGCATCATGGCCAAGGCCGACCCCGCGGAGATCTGGCAGCCGGACTTCATTATCGCCTTCACGGCTGGCTGCGCGCTGGTCTTCGGCGCGACGCTCTGGGTCCGCATGCGGCAGGGTTGCCACCTCGCGGATGCGGCGATCGACGGTCTCAATGCGAGCTATCCGAATACCGGTTTCATGGGCTTCCCGCTGGTGCTGGCGGTGATCGGCAGTTCCGCCATGGGCGCGACGATGATCGCGACCATCCTGACCGCCTGCGTGCTCTTCGCGGTCGCCATCGTGCTGATCGAATGCGCGCTGCAGACCGGATCGCGCCGCCGCGACATCCTGCGCCGGACGCTTCTCGCCCTCGTGAAAAACCCTTTACTTGCCGCTCCCGCCCTCGGCGCGCTTTTCATGGCGTCGGGTCTCTCCCTCCCTGAGACCTTCGACCGCTACCTTGCGCTGCTGGGCGGGGCGGCCTCTCCCTGCGCCCTTATCGCGCTCGGCCTGTTCCTCGCCGACAATGCCGTGCGGAATGCGGAGCCGGTCGCAGACAGCCGGCTGCAGGCCGCTCTGATCGCGCTGAAGCTCGTCGTGCAGCCCGCCATCACCTGGGTGGTCGCCGTTCCGATCCTCGCCCTGCCCGCGGGCGTCGCGCACATCGCCGTGCTGCTCGCGGCATTGCCGACCGGCACAGGCCCCTTCATGCTGGCGGAGTTCTACCAGCGAGAGGCGGTGCTCACGAGCCGCGTAGTTCTGATCACCACCGTGCTCTCGGTCGCATCCCTGTCGCTCTATCTTTCGATTGCAGGCTGA
- a CDS encoding GNAT family N-acetyltransferase, translating to MVLTFFPPSKIEPRVTLPRLYLRQPNKNDWSEWAELRAVSRDFLVEWEPRWPDDALTRAAFRRRLSRYAEDWARDQGYSFFIYRRSDDALVGGITIANVRRGVAQSCTIGYWIGRPFARRGYMSEAVHGACSFGFDQLALHRIEAACLPRNYPSQGVLRKAGFTEEGLARKYLKIDGRWQDHILFALLREEFYPNFADELKKF from the coding sequence TTGGTCCTGACGTTTTTCCCGCCGTCGAAGATCGAGCCGCGCGTCACGTTGCCGCGTCTCTATCTGAGGCAACCGAACAAGAATGACTGGAGTGAATGGGCGGAGCTCCGCGCCGTCAGCCGGGACTTTCTCGTCGAGTGGGAACCGCGCTGGCCGGACGACGCCCTGACCCGTGCCGCCTTCCGCCGCCGCCTCTCGCGCTACGCGGAGGACTGGGCCCGCGACCAGGGCTATTCCTTCTTCATCTACCGCCGCAGCGACGACGCGCTGGTCGGCGGCATCACCATCGCCAATGTGCGCCGCGGCGTCGCCCAGTCCTGCACCATAGGCTACTGGATCGGCCGCCCGTTCGCCCGCCGGGGCTACATGAGCGAGGCGGTACACGGCGCCTGTTCCTTCGGCTTCGACCAGCTGGCGCTGCACCGGATCGAGGCGGCCTGCCTGCCGCGCAACTATCCGAGCCAGGGCGTGCTTCGGAAAGCCGGCTTCACCGAGGAAGGGCTGGCGCGCAAGTACCTGAAGATCGACGGGCGCTGGCAGGACCACATTCTCTTCGCGCTGCTGCGCGAGGAGTTCTATCCGAACTTCGCCGACGAACTGAAAAAGTTCTAG
- a CDS encoding M16 family metallopeptidase — MSTADNGVRITELSNGIRVVTDRMASVESVSLGAWLNVGTRHEVAAENGVAHLLEHMVFKGTKRRSAPQIAEEIEAVGGHMNAYTAREQTAYYVKVLKQDVALGVDILSDILTESTFDETELSRERHVILQEIGQAADTPDDIVFDYFQEVAYPDQAMGRPVLGRSEIVRDMSRDGVMSFINGNYAGDILVFSAAGNVEHDRVVEAVERGFGSLAAQSGAKTEAAAYKGGESRVEKDLEQLHLLLGFEGMGFHDEDFYAQQVLSMLFGGGMSSRLFQEVREKRGLVYSIYSFSAAYNDGGMFSIYAGTGEKDAAELVPVVCDELKDVAESVTEQEVERARTQLRSGLLMSRESTSNRCEQLAQHMLVYGRPVPVEELVAKVDAVDTDAIRRTAKRLLASTPTLAALGPTGQLESYDSIRARLN; from the coding sequence ATGAGTACCGCCGATAACGGCGTCCGCATCACCGAACTCTCGAACGGAATCCGGGTCGTCACCGACCGGATGGCGAGCGTCGAGAGCGTGTCCCTCGGGGCCTGGCTCAATGTCGGGACCCGGCACGAGGTGGCGGCCGAAAACGGTGTCGCGCATCTGCTCGAGCACATGGTGTTCAAGGGCACCAAGCGCCGCTCCGCGCCGCAGATCGCCGAGGAGATCGAGGCGGTCGGCGGGCATATGAACGCCTATACCGCGCGCGAGCAGACCGCCTATTACGTCAAGGTACTGAAGCAGGACGTCGCGCTCGGCGTCGATATCCTCTCCGACATCCTGACCGAGTCGACCTTCGATGAGACGGAGCTCAGCCGCGAGCGGCATGTGATCCTGCAGGAAATCGGCCAGGCGGCGGATACGCCCGACGACATCGTCTTCGACTATTTCCAGGAAGTCGCCTACCCGGACCAAGCCATGGGCCGGCCGGTGCTGGGGCGTTCGGAGATCGTCCGCGACATGAGCCGCGACGGCGTGATGTCCTTCATCAACGGCAATTACGCGGGCGATATCCTCGTCTTCTCCGCGGCCGGCAATGTCGAGCATGACAGGGTGGTCGAGGCGGTCGAGCGCGGTTTCGGATCACTCGCGGCGCAGTCCGGCGCGAAGACCGAGGCGGCGGCCTACAAGGGCGGCGAGAGCCGGGTCGAGAAGGACCTGGAGCAGCTTCACCTGCTGCTCGGCTTCGAGGGCATGGGGTTCCACGACGAGGATTTCTACGCCCAGCAGGTGCTCTCCATGCTGTTCGGCGGGGGGATGTCCTCACGCCTCTTCCAGGAGGTGCGGGAGAAGCGCGGCCTCGTCTATTCGATCTATTCCTTCAGCGCCGCCTACAATGACGGCGGCATGTTCTCGATCTATGCCGGTACCGGCGAGAAGGATGCGGCGGAACTCGTGCCCGTGGTCTGCGACGAACTGAAGGACGTGGCGGAGAGCGTCACCGAGCAGGAAGTCGAGCGCGCCCGGACCCAACTCCGTTCCGGCCTGCTGATGAGCCGGGAGAGCACCTCGAACCGCTGCGAGCAGTTGGCCCAGCACATGCTGGTCTATGGCCGGCCGGTGCCGGTCGAGGAGCTGGTGGCGAAGGTCGACGCGGTGGATACGGATGCGATCCGGCGGACGGCGAAACGCCTGCTGGCCTCGACCCCGACCCTGGCGGCGCTCGGCCCGACCGGGCAGCTCGAATCCTACGACAGCATCCGGGCGCGGCTGAACTGA
- the thrC gene encoding threonine synthase: MRYISTRGKAPELGFEDVLLTGLARDGGLYVPKTWPQLSAADLTRLSGLTYAETAFEICRLFTGDAFDDATLKQIMDEVYGSFGHTAVAPLKQLDANLWMMELFHGPTLAFKDYAMQVLGRMFDHVLAKRGEKVTIVGATSGDTGSAAIQAFRDRSNAEIFIFFPKGRVSPVQQHQMTTVHAPNVHAIALEGTFDDCQDMVKALFNDADFRDRHNLSAVNSINWARILPQVVYYVTSALSVGATADRPVSFVVPTGNFGNIFAAYAAKQMGLPIDRLVVATNQNDILSRFLSSGEMKLEGVMPSISPSMDIQVSSNFERFLFDLYDRDGAAVTEVLTGFRKDGSFSISQGMLEKARAVFDGYRTDEAETKATIKAVFEETGEITDPHSAVSLGAARKARASGAIGTEMPLISLACAHAAKFPDAVEAATGIRPALPARLSDLLEREERMTVLANDYGTVSTHIAGIVSGKENAA, from the coding sequence GTGCGCTATATCAGTACCCGGGGCAAGGCCCCCGAACTCGGCTTCGAAGACGTGCTCCTGACGGGCCTCGCCCGCGACGGCGGACTCTACGTCCCGAAGACTTGGCCGCAGCTCAGCGCAGCGGACCTGACGCGGCTGTCCGGGCTGACCTACGCGGAGACCGCGTTCGAGATCTGCCGCCTCTTCACCGGCGATGCGTTCGACGACGCGACGCTGAAGCAGATCATGGACGAGGTCTATGGATCCTTCGGCCACACCGCCGTGGCGCCGCTGAAGCAGCTCGACGCGAATCTCTGGATGATGGAGCTGTTCCACGGCCCGACGCTCGCCTTCAAGGATTACGCGATGCAGGTGCTCGGGCGCATGTTCGACCATGTGCTGGCAAAGCGCGGCGAGAAGGTGACGATCGTCGGCGCGACCTCGGGCGACACCGGGTCGGCGGCCATCCAGGCCTTCCGCGACCGGTCCAATGCCGAGATCTTCATCTTCTTCCCGAAGGGCCGGGTCTCTCCGGTGCAGCAGCACCAGATGACGACGGTGCACGCCCCGAACGTCCATGCCATCGCGCTCGAGGGCACCTTCGACGACTGCCAGGACATGGTGAAGGCGCTCTTCAACGACGCGGATTTCCGCGACCGGCACAATCTCTCCGCCGTCAACTCGATCAACTGGGCGCGGATCCTGCCGCAGGTGGTCTATTACGTGACCTCGGCGCTTTCGGTCGGTGCAACGGCCGATCGGCCGGTCTCCTTCGTCGTGCCGACGGGCAATTTCGGTAATATCTTCGCAGCCTATGCCGCCAAGCAGATGGGGCTGCCGATCGACCGGCTGGTGGTGGCGACGAACCAGAACGACATCCTCTCCCGCTTCCTCTCTTCGGGCGAGATGAAGCTCGAGGGCGTCATGCCGTCAATCAGCCCGAGCATGGATATCCAGGTCTCGAGCAACTTCGAGCGCTTCCTCTTTGATCTCTACGACCGCGACGGCGCCGCCGTGACCGAGGTGCTGACCGGCTTCCGCAAGGACGGCAGTTTCTCGATCTCGCAGGGCATGCTGGAGAAAGCGCGCGCCGTGTTCGACGGCTACCGCACGGACGAGGCGGAGACCAAGGCGACGATCAAGGCGGTCTTCGAGGAAACAGGCGAGATCACGGATCCCCATTCCGCCGTCTCCCTCGGCGCCGCGCGCAAGGCCCGCGCCTCGGGCGCTATCGGCACCGAGATGCCCTTGATCTCCCTCGCCTGCGCTCACGCAGCGAAATTCCCAGACGCGGTCGAGGCCGCGACCGGTATCCGCCCGGCGCTGCCTGCGCGGCTTTCCGACCTGCTCGAGCGCGAGGAGCGGATGACGGTGCTCGCCAATGACTATGGCACCGTCAGTACCCACATAGCCGGCATCGTTTCCGGCAAGGAGAATGCTGCATGA
- a CDS encoding NAD(P)-dependent oxidoreductase has translation MALDCIAIMTPGDMGHAIGRRLAEGGVRVVTNLEGRSARSRALAEQAGIEDLGSDARLLTECDAIFSIMPPDQAPGFVDRMIKAAGTVGGAPRAMLVDLNATAPSTARAARDRAEAAGIRFLDGGIIGGPPYPGRPSPRIYVNGPGAEAFESLRPALDIRVVAGEVGAASALKMCFATLTKGVQALAIQSFVTAELEGVGPEFRAEMEGAQANLLKSLTNSLPGMPPKAYRWVGEMEEIAKTYGDAGLGSKTFEGAAEVYRLVESTPLGKEVVENRTMGTTLEDLVSRLADALRTETK, from the coding sequence ATGGCACTCGACTGCATCGCGATCATGACACCGGGGGACATGGGTCACGCCATAGGTCGCCGCCTCGCCGAGGGCGGGGTCCGGGTGGTCACCAACCTCGAGGGCCGCTCGGCCCGCAGCCGCGCCCTGGCGGAGCAGGCGGGGATCGAGGATCTCGGCTCCGACGCCCGGCTGCTTACCGAATGCGACGCCATTTTCTCCATCATGCCGCCGGACCAGGCGCCGGGCTTCGTCGACCGGATGATCAAGGCCGCCGGAACGGTCGGCGGGGCGCCCCGCGCCATGCTCGTGGATCTCAACGCCACGGCTCCGTCGACCGCGAGGGCCGCGCGAGACCGGGCCGAAGCGGCCGGCATCCGCTTTCTCGACGGCGGCATCATCGGCGGCCCGCCCTATCCAGGACGGCCGAGCCCCCGGATCTATGTGAACGGCCCGGGCGCGGAGGCCTTCGAATCGCTGCGTCCGGCGCTCGATATCCGCGTGGTCGCGGGCGAGGTCGGCGCCGCCTCCGCCCTCAAGATGTGCTTCGCGACCCTGACCAAGGGCGTGCAGGCGCTGGCGATCCAGAGCTTCGTCACGGCGGAACTGGAAGGGGTCGGGCCGGAGTTTCGCGCCGAGATGGAAGGCGCACAGGCGAACCTGCTCAAAAGCCTCACCAACAGCCTGCCCGGCATGCCGCCCAAGGCCTATCGCTGGGTCGGCGAAATGGAGGAGATCGCCAAAACCTATGGGGATGCGGGCCTCGGTTCGAAAACCTTCGAGGGCGCAGCAGAGGTCTACCGCCTCGTCGAGAGCACCCCGCTCGGCAAGGAAGTGGTGGAGAACCGCACCATGGGAACCACGCTCGAAGACCTGGTTTCGCGGCTCGCCGATGCGCTCAGGACGGAAACCAAATAG
- a CDS encoding GNAT family N-acetyltransferase: MTGKIAAAAPATPALETERLQLGPLELADAEVLQRCFPQWEIVKYLGSHVPWPYPADGALTYVRDIALPAMRAGTEWNWTIRPKSDPGTLIGVIGLMDQPDNNRGFWLLPEWRGKGIMSEAVEAVTDFWFETLGRSVLRVPKAVANEGSRRISERTSMRVIATGEKDYVSGRLPMELWEITREEWRARRRTAIWFPS; this comes from the coding sequence ATGACGGGGAAGATCGCGGCCGCTGCGCCTGCAACGCCTGCTCTCGAAACGGAGCGGTTGCAACTTGGTCCACTGGAGCTTGCCGACGCTGAGGTGCTTCAGAGATGCTTCCCGCAATGGGAAATCGTGAAATATCTCGGCAGCCATGTGCCATGGCCCTATCCGGCCGATGGGGCACTGACCTATGTCCGGGATATCGCCTTGCCGGCCATGCGCGCCGGCACCGAATGGAACTGGACGATCCGCCCGAAATCCGATCCCGGGACGCTGATCGGGGTGATTGGCCTGATGGATCAGCCGGATAACAACCGCGGTTTCTGGCTCCTTCCGGAATGGCGCGGGAAAGGGATCATGTCGGAGGCGGTGGAAGCCGTGACCGACTTCTGGTTCGAGACGCTTGGGCGTTCGGTCCTGCGCGTGCCGAAAGCGGTCGCCAATGAGGGCTCGCGGCGGATCTCCGAGCGTACTTCCATGCGCGTGATCGCCACCGGCGAAAAGGATTATGTCTCGGGTCGCTTGCCGATGGAGCTCTGGGAAATCACGCGCGAGGAATGGCGGGCGCGGCGTCGTACCGCTATTTGGTTTCCGTCCTGA
- a CDS encoding Lrp/AsnC family transcriptional regulator, whose protein sequence is MSMDDIDRRILALLQEDAALSVAEIGSRVGLSSTPCWRRIQNLEKQGVIRKRVALLDRRAIDVPLTVFVMIRTSQHNDVWLEKFAKGVSAIPEVLEFYRMSGTVDYLLRIVVPSVDAYDAVYKRLISIADLAEVSSSFAMEEIKYTTALPLGYAG, encoded by the coding sequence ATGTCGATGGACGATATCGATCGCCGTATCCTGGCATTGCTGCAGGAGGACGCCGCGCTCTCGGTCGCCGAGATCGGCAGCCGGGTCGGGCTTTCCTCCACCCCCTGCTGGCGCCGTATCCAGAATCTCGAAAAGCAAGGCGTCATCCGCAAGCGCGTCGCGCTGCTGGATCGCCGCGCGATCGACGTGCCGCTCACCGTTTTCGTGATGATCCGGACCAGCCAGCACAATGACGTCTGGCTGGAGAAATTCGCCAAAGGGGTTTCTGCGATCCCGGAGGTGCTGGAGTTCTACCGGATGAGCGGTACGGTCGATTACCTGCTTCGCATCGTGGTGCCGAGCGTCGACGCTTATGACGCGGTCTACAAGCGGTTGATCTCCATTGCCGACCTCGCTGAGGTCAGCTCCAGCTTCGCGATGGAGGAAATCAAGTACACGACGGCACTGCCGCTGGGTTACGCTGGGTAG
- a CDS encoding DUF6356 family protein has protein sequence MIFKLFTNHPESVGESYWQHFGFATSTGAAMMLGGLACIAHGLFPFLFTRTGSKTIARLYERMSSGARHKVMAVNHAELGQQQPAE, from the coding sequence ATGATCTTCAAACTCTTCACCAATCATCCCGAATCGGTCGGCGAGAGCTACTGGCAGCATTTCGGCTTCGCGACCTCGACCGGCGCGGCGATGATGCTGGGCGGGCTCGCCTGCATCGCGCACGGACTGTTCCCGTTCCTCTTCACCCGCACCGGCAGCAAGACCATCGCGCGGCTCTACGAGCGCATGTCCTCGGGCGCCCGCCACAAGGTGATGGCGGTGAACCATGCCGAACTGGGTCAGCAGCAGCCTGCGGAATAA
- a CDS encoding carboxypeptidase M32 — protein sequence MSNNPYTALEARFRRHSALSGASAVLGWDQETMMPPGGAEARAEQMAVLDVLQHELLSDPAVEEELSEAEATVQALEPWQRANLREMRRVHTNETVAPAALVEARSRATSACVNAWREARKQDDFAAVSDKLSRVLDLTREYGQVKAEKLGCSLYDALIDSYEPGGSMAWIDPIFATLKVELPALMEKIFAHQAAGPKALQPEGPFPSERQKALGEKVMAALGFDFTHGRLDESAHPFTGGIPEDIRITTRYSEEDFTRALMGVIHETGHALYEHGLPEEWRGQPVGSSRGMVMHESQSLLMEMQACRSPAFYRFLAPLASDVLGKDGPALTPENLNRLGHRVSRGLIRVDADEVTYPLHVMLRYDLEKALLAGDLKVKDLPGAWREGMKASLGVEPKDDRDGCLQDIHWYHGSFGYFPTYTLGALAAAQLFKAAKDALPGLDGQIAGGNFAPLLSWLGETVHRKASSTLTNEILAEATGAELSADPFLAHLSERYL from the coding sequence GTGAGCAATAACCCCTATACCGCCCTCGAGGCCCGTTTCCGGCGCCACTCCGCTCTTTCCGGAGCGAGCGCCGTGCTCGGCTGGGATCAGGAAACGATGATGCCGCCCGGCGGCGCCGAGGCCCGGGCCGAGCAGATGGCCGTGCTCGATGTGCTGCAGCATGAACTGCTCTCCGATCCCGCGGTCGAGGAAGAGCTTTCTGAGGCCGAAGCCACTGTGCAGGCGCTCGAACCCTGGCAGCGCGCGAACCTGCGCGAGATGCGCCGGGTCCATACCAATGAGACCGTTGCCCCGGCCGCACTGGTGGAGGCGCGCTCGCGGGCGACGTCGGCCTGCGTCAATGCGTGGCGCGAGGCGCGCAAGCAGGACGATTTCGCCGCCGTCTCGGACAAGCTCTCACGTGTGCTCGATCTGACCCGCGAATACGGTCAGGTAAAGGCCGAAAAGCTGGGATGCAGTCTCTATGACGCGCTGATCGACAGCTACGAGCCGGGCGGGTCCATGGCCTGGATCGATCCGATCTTCGCCACGCTGAAGGTTGAGCTTCCGGCCCTCATGGAGAAGATCTTCGCTCACCAGGCGGCCGGGCCGAAAGCGCTGCAACCGGAAGGGCCGTTCCCGTCCGAGAGGCAAAAGGCGCTCGGCGAGAAAGTCATGGCCGCGCTCGGCTTCGATTTCACCCATGGCCGCCTCGATGAGAGCGCGCATCCTTTCACCGGGGGCATCCCGGAGGATATCCGGATCACGACCCGCTATTCGGAAGAGGATTTCACCCGCGCGCTGATGGGGGTGATCCACGAGACCGGTCATGCCCTCTATGAACACGGTCTGCCGGAGGAGTGGCGAGGTCAGCCGGTCGGCTCCTCGCGCGGCATGGTGATGCATGAGAGCCAGTCGCTGCTGATGGAGATGCAGGCTTGCCGCTCGCCGGCCTTCTACCGCTTCCTGGCGCCTCTGGCGTCTGACGTTCTCGGCAAGGACGGTCCGGCGCTCACCCCGGAAAATCTGAACCGGCTCGGCCATCGGGTCTCGCGCGGCCTGATCCGGGTCGATGCGGACGAGGTGACCTATCCGCTCCATGTCATGCTGCGCTACGACCTCGAAAAAGCGCTGCTGGCGGGCGACCTCAAGGTGAAGGACCTGCCTGGCGCGTGGCGCGAGGGCATGAAGGCCTCGCTTGGCGTCGAGCCGAAGGACGACCGAGACGGCTGTCTCCAGGACATCCACTGGTATCACGGTTCGTTCGGGTATTTCCCGACCTACACGCTCGGGGCACTCGCCGCGGCGCAGCTCTTCAAGGCGGCGAAGGATGCGCTACCCGGTCTCGACGGACAGATCGCCGGTGGCAATTTCGCACCGCTCCTGTCATGGCTCGGCGAGACCGTGCACCGGAAGGCGAGTTCGACGCTCACCAACGAGATACTCGCTGAGGCAACCGGCGCCGAACTCAGCGCCGATCCGTTCCTCGCTCATCTCTCCGAGCGCTATCTCTAA
- a CDS encoding SURF1 family protein, with protein sequence MLGNRRFRPTFWATFFTILAAAFMLGLCYWQIERLIWKTGIVEQFEARVAEAPVAPPQTIDDIEDWRYRRVRLEGVYLHDKELLITGKPFEGNAGFHLITPMKLTDGRTILVNRGWIQLKTLGPVDTKPMHVEGVQTVEGLIREDRLKGYFVPANEPQNEVWLYVDTAEMAAARDLGPVLPYYVDRLRDPGPFRMPIGADTKIHVRNEHLSYAVTWALLALTLIVIYVIFHLKPEDELSDGGEGSGREQ encoded by the coding sequence ATGCTCGGCAATCGCAGGTTTCGCCCCACCTTCTGGGCCACCTTCTTCACTATCCTCGCTGCCGCTTTCATGCTCGGTCTCTGCTACTGGCAGATCGAGCGCCTGATCTGGAAGACGGGGATCGTCGAGCAGTTCGAAGCCCGCGTGGCCGAGGCGCCGGTGGCACCTCCGCAGACGATCGACGACATCGAGGACTGGCGGTATCGCCGCGTGCGTCTCGAAGGCGTCTACCTGCACGACAAGGAACTGCTGATCACCGGGAAACCGTTCGAAGGCAATGCGGGCTTCCACCTGATCACTCCGATGAAGCTGACGGACGGTCGAACGATCCTCGTGAACCGGGGCTGGATCCAGCTCAAGACCCTGGGACCTGTCGACACCAAGCCGATGCATGTCGAGGGTGTGCAAACCGTCGAGGGGCTGATCCGCGAAGACCGCTTGAAAGGCTATTTCGTTCCCGCGAACGAGCCGCAGAACGAAGTCTGGCTCTATGTCGACACGGCTGAGATGGCGGCCGCACGCGATCTCGGCCCGGTGCTGCCGTACTATGTCGACCGTCTGCGCGATCCGGGGCCGTTCCGGATGCCGATCGGGGCGGATACGAAGATCCATGTCCGCAACGAGCATTTGAGCTATGCGGTGACCTGGGCGCTTCTCGCCCTCACCCTGATCGTCATCTATGTCATTTTCCACCTGAAGCCGGAGGACGAACTGTCCGACGGCGGCGAGGGATCCGGCCGTGAGCAATAA
- a CDS encoding DUF983 domain-containing protein: MSEPYYPPLSPLSTGLSCTCPRCGKGSLFEGFLKVRDVCANCGLDLKNEDSGDGPAVFIIFVLGGTVVPLALWIETLFEPPLWVHAVLWSAVVLGGTVALLRPLKAYTIALQFKHKTPHRPPGT; the protein is encoded by the coding sequence GTGAGCGAGCCTTACTATCCCCCGCTGTCCCCGCTATCGACCGGGCTCTCCTGCACCTGTCCGCGCTGTGGCAAGGGGAGCCTGTTCGAGGGCTTTCTAAAGGTCCGCGACGTCTGCGCGAACTGCGGGCTGGACCTGAAGAACGAAGACAGCGGTGACGGTCCCGCTGTCTTCATCATTTTCGTGCTCGGGGGGACCGTCGTGCCCCTCGCGCTCTGGATCGAGACGCTGTTCGAACCGCCGCTCTGGGTGCATGCCGTGCTCTGGAGCGCCGTGGTTCTCGGCGGCACCGTGGCGCTGCTACGGCCTTTGAAGGCCTACACGATCGCGCTGCAATTCAAGCACAAGACACCGCACCGCCCGCCGGGGACCTAG
- a CDS encoding cytochrome c oxidase subunit 3, which yields MSGHPQHSYHLVEPSPWPFVGSMSGFITAVGAVMFMHEYAFGGYILIAGLLSIMMTMFFWWRDVVREAEYQGHHTSIVQLGMRYGMILFIASEVMFFAAFFWAFFDSSLYPDTGVWPPEGIVPFDAWDLPLINTMILLLSGCTVTWAHHALIENKRDQFQLGLGITILLGAAFTALQAFEYSHAAFGFTDGIYASTFYLATGFHGFHVIIGTTFLTVCWFRGRAGHFKPDHHFGFEAAAWYWHFVDVVWLFLFVCVYWWGG from the coding sequence ATGAGCGGACATCCACAGCATTCCTACCATCTCGTCGAACCGAGCCCGTGGCCCTTTGTCGGATCCATGTCCGGCTTCATCACCGCGGTCGGCGCCGTCATGTTCATGCATGAATATGCGTTCGGCGGGTACATCCTGATCGCCGGCCTGCTCTCGATCATGATGACCATGTTCTTCTGGTGGCGCGACGTGGTGCGCGAGGCCGAGTATCAGGGCCATCACACCTCGATCGTCCAGCTCGGTATGCGCTACGGCATGATCCTCTTCATCGCCTCCGAGGTGATGTTCTTCGCCGCCTTCTTCTGGGCTTTCTTCGACAGTTCGCTCTATCCGGATACCGGTGTCTGGCCGCCGGAAGGCATCGTGCCGTTCGACGCCTGGGACCTGCCGCTGATCAACACCATGATTCTGTTGCTCTCTGGCTGCACGGTGACCTGGGCGCACCACGCGCTGATCGAGAACAAGCGGGACCAGTTCCAGCTCGGCCTCGGCATCACCATCCTGCTCGGCGCGGCTTTCACGGCGCTGCAGGCCTTCGAGTACAGCCACGCGGCCTTCGGGTTTACCGACGGCATCTACGCCTCGACCTTCTATCTTGCGACCGGCTTCCACGGCTTCCACGTGATCATCGGAACGACCTTCCTGACGGTCTGCTGGTTCCGCGGCCGCGCCGGCCATTTCAAGCCGGACCATCATTTCGGCTTCGAGGCGGCGGCCTGGTACTGGCACTTCGTCGACGTGGTCTGGCTGTTCCTGTTCGTCTGCGTCTACTGGTGGGGCGGCTGA
- a CDS encoding cytochrome c oxidase assembly protein: MTEPTERKRSNARVGLALGALVLSMVGVSFAAVPLYDLFCRVTGFGGTTQIADGANAEILDRKVTVRFDASVQPDLKWSFRPVQTSVELKIGETKLAFYEAVNNGDEPIVGTATFNVTPDKAGIYFDKIDCFCFTEQVLQPGQRVDMPVSFYIDPDMDKDVKMDGVTTITLSYTFYKAQDQSGATAARNQAALKETGAGARGATDIKG, translated from the coding sequence ATGACGGAACCGACGGAACGTAAGCGGAGCAATGCGCGGGTCGGCCTGGCACTGGGTGCGCTGGTCCTCAGCATGGTCGGCGTTTCCTTTGCCGCGGTTCCGCTCTACGACCTGTTCTGCCGGGTCACCGGCTTCGGCGGCACCACGCAGATCGCGGACGGCGCCAATGCGGAGATCCTCGACCGGAAGGTCACGGTTCGGTTCGACGCGAGCGTGCAGCCGGACCTGAAATGGTCCTTCCGGCCGGTCCAGACATCGGTCGAACTCAAGATCGGGGAAACCAAGCTCGCCTTCTATGAGGCGGTGAACAACGGCGACGAGCCGATCGTCGGGACGGCGACCTTCAACGTGACGCCGGACAAGGCCGGGATCTATTTCGACAAGATCGACTGCTTCTGCTTCACCGAGCAGGTGCTGCAACCGGGTCAGCGGGTCGACATGCCGGTCTCTTTCTATATCGACCCGGACATGGACAAGGACGTAAAGATGGACGGGGTGACGACGATTACCTTGTCCTACACCTTCTACAAAGCACAGGATCAGTCCGGAGCAACAGCCGCGCGGAACCAGGCCGCCCTGAAAGAGACAGGGGCCGGGGCGCGCGGCGCGACGGACATCAAGGGATAA